In Paraburkholderia bryophila, a single genomic region encodes these proteins:
- a CDS encoding PepSY-associated TM helix domain-containing protein, which yields MNAPDSIDMKPAAAGGSQYTAHTPQRGHHLMDDGEQAARRQRSRRANFIKWLRKVHGWVGLWGAVLGLMFGVTGFLLNHRGGPLKVSSGEPQVEEMQIPVPQKPLRSPMDMAKWLQGELKIDGKPGKVKREPAHPVAWGDRSTMQPEFWQVGIFGTAQNVQAEYWVGNGFVAVKRTHNSFLTTMNNLHRGVGLSVGWVLLIDTIAGGMILLSLTGVLLWTELNKRRLVGVILVGGSVIAAVVCGLM from the coding sequence GTGAACGCGCCTGATTCGATCGATATGAAACCTGCCGCTGCCGGCGGCTCGCAATACACCGCGCACACGCCGCAGCGAGGTCATCATCTGATGGACGACGGCGAGCAGGCTGCACGACGCCAGCGTTCACGGCGCGCGAACTTCATCAAGTGGCTGCGCAAGGTGCACGGCTGGGTCGGGTTGTGGGGCGCCGTGCTTGGACTGATGTTCGGCGTGACCGGCTTCCTGCTGAATCACCGGGGCGGGCCGTTGAAGGTGTCGTCGGGTGAGCCGCAGGTCGAGGAAATGCAGATTCCCGTGCCGCAGAAACCGCTGCGCTCGCCAATGGACATGGCGAAGTGGCTGCAGGGCGAATTGAAGATCGACGGCAAGCCGGGCAAAGTCAAGCGCGAGCCGGCTCATCCGGTGGCGTGGGGCGACCGCAGCACGATGCAGCCGGAGTTCTGGCAGGTCGGCATCTTCGGCACGGCGCAGAACGTGCAGGCCGAGTACTGGGTCGGTAACGGCTTTGTCGCGGTGAAACGCACCCACAACTCGTTTCTCACGACGATGAACAACCTGCATCGCGGCGTGGGTCTGAGCGTCGGCTGGGTGTTGCTGATCGATACGATTGCCGGCGGGATGATTCTGCTGTCGCTGACCGGCGTGTTGCTGTGGACCGAGTTGAACAAACGCCGCCTGGTGGGCGTGATTCTGGTGGGCGGCTCAGTGATCGCCGCCGTGGTTTGCGGATTGATGTAA
- a CDS encoding FAD binding domain-containing protein: MYSFEYQRATDPKAAVAALAADSNAKFLAGGQSLLPTMRLRLAQPSQLIDVTRIPALKSISVDAQKVTIGAAVCHADVADHAELRRVSPGLAELAAHIGDRQVRALGTIGGSLANNDPAACYPAAAMALDATIVTERRRIAASDFFVGMYETALAPDELIVAVEFPVPERAAYEKFRNPASHFALVGIFVAKFASGVRVAVTGAASSVFRVPELESALSANFTPEAARAVTVSATDLNTDMHASADYRAHLIPVLAARAVTKAIG; encoded by the coding sequence ATGTATTCATTCGAGTATCAACGCGCGACGGATCCCAAAGCGGCCGTCGCCGCCCTCGCCGCCGACAGTAACGCGAAGTTCCTGGCCGGCGGTCAGAGTCTGTTGCCCACCATGCGCCTGCGTCTCGCGCAGCCGTCGCAACTGATCGACGTGACGCGGATTCCCGCGCTGAAATCGATCAGCGTCGACGCGCAAAAGGTGACGATCGGCGCAGCCGTCTGTCACGCCGACGTCGCGGATCACGCGGAGCTACGGCGCGTATCGCCGGGACTTGCGGAGCTTGCGGCGCACATCGGCGACCGGCAGGTGCGCGCGCTCGGCACGATCGGCGGATCGCTCGCGAACAACGATCCCGCCGCGTGCTATCCGGCCGCCGCGATGGCGCTGGACGCGACCATCGTCACCGAACGGCGACGCATTGCCGCGAGCGATTTTTTCGTCGGTATGTATGAGACCGCGCTCGCGCCCGACGAGCTGATCGTCGCCGTCGAGTTTCCCGTGCCCGAGCGCGCCGCCTACGAGAAATTCCGCAACCCGGCTTCGCACTTCGCGCTGGTCGGCATATTCGTCGCGAAGTTCGCGAGCGGCGTGCGGGTCGCGGTGACGGGCGCGGCTTCGTCGGTGTTTCGTGTGCCGGAGCTGGAAAGCGCGTTGTCGGCGAATTTCACACCCGAGGCGGCTCGCGCGGTGACAGTGTCCGCCACCGATCTGAACACCGACATGCACGCGAGCGCCGACTACCGCGCGCATCTGATTCCGGTGCTGGCCGCGCGCGCGGTGACGAAGGCGATCGGTTAG
- a CDS encoding CoxG family protein — protein sequence MELTDTHTLPVSQQRTWDALNDTEILRACIPGCESIDPDGENAYLVALSAAVGPVKARFKGRMQLTDIDAPNGYSIVFEGQGGAAGFAKGNARVSLEADGDAADSTKLSYTASAQVGGKLAQIGSRLVDGAARKIAGEFFKRFGARVSGEGGADVENVDNIDAAAPEGTEPAADPTARNNTAQNEAADGKSAGDATKRKKSWTAWISKS from the coding sequence ATGGAACTGACCGACACCCACACACTGCCGGTTTCGCAGCAACGAACGTGGGACGCGTTGAACGACACGGAAATTTTGCGCGCCTGCATTCCGGGCTGCGAAAGCATCGATCCCGACGGTGAGAACGCCTATCTGGTCGCGCTGAGCGCAGCGGTCGGGCCCGTCAAGGCGCGTTTCAAGGGGCGCATGCAACTGACCGACATCGACGCGCCGAACGGCTACAGCATCGTGTTCGAAGGCCAGGGCGGCGCCGCGGGTTTCGCCAAGGGCAATGCCCGCGTCTCGCTCGAAGCCGACGGCGACGCCGCCGACTCGACGAAGCTCTCCTACACGGCGAGCGCGCAGGTGGGCGGCAAGCTCGCGCAGATCGGTTCCAGGCTGGTGGACGGCGCGGCGCGTAAAATCGCGGGCGAATTCTTCAAGCGCTTCGGCGCGCGGGTGAGTGGCGAGGGTGGCGCGGACGTTGAAAACGTCGACAACATTGACGCGGCCGCCCCGGAAGGCACCGAGCCAGCAGCCGATCCCACGGCGCGGAACAATACAGCACAGAATGAGGCCGCGGACGGCAAGTCCGCCGGCGACGCAACGAAAAGGAAGAAATCATGGACAGCGTGGATCTCGAAGTCCTGA
- a CDS encoding vWA domain-containing protein, protein MTTPVGTPTLARNVVHFVRVLRGAGLPMSPAHAVDALAALHWIDLGRRDDVRAALAASLVSAPDERDLFNAAFDLFWRDPDWEGKLRALLLPKVRDGLPPPKRNNRLADALAVRALPSPHRKTPQETEQHELRAHATFSAEERLRHRDFDTLTADEWRTLRHLIRGQRLPLATEPTRRLKAASHGTHADLRASARHAVRAGGDWTVWKYRAVVERKPPLVLLLDISGSMSSYSRAVLYFCHALLQSRERLQVFLFGTRLTNATRALRERDPDVAIAALTEQVVDWSGGTRIGAALAEFNRRWARRVLTGRATVLLVTDGLDHEAIDVLDTEMARLHRFAHRIVWLNPLLRFSGFSPKARGVQAILPYVDAHRPVHNLDSLTAFGHDLAQLTRAPRPAVAARPPAGATPWN, encoded by the coding sequence ATGACGACGCCCGTCGGTACGCCGACCCTCGCCCGCAACGTCGTCCATTTCGTGCGCGTGTTGCGCGGCGCGGGCTTGCCGATGTCGCCGGCGCATGCCGTCGACGCGCTCGCCGCACTGCACTGGATCGATCTCGGCCGTCGCGACGACGTGCGCGCCGCGCTGGCCGCGTCGCTGGTCTCCGCGCCCGACGAACGCGACCTGTTCAACGCCGCCTTCGACCTGTTCTGGCGCGATCCCGACTGGGAAGGCAAACTGCGCGCGCTGCTGCTGCCCAAAGTGCGCGACGGCCTGCCGCCGCCCAAACGCAATAACCGTCTCGCCGATGCACTCGCCGTCCGCGCGCTGCCCTCGCCGCATCGCAAGACTCCGCAGGAAACCGAGCAACACGAACTGCGCGCGCACGCCACCTTCAGCGCGGAAGAACGGCTGCGCCACCGCGATTTCGACACCCTCACCGCCGATGAATGGCGCACCTTGCGTCACCTGATCCGCGGCCAGCGCCTGCCGCTCGCCACCGAACCGACGCGCCGCCTGAAGGCCGCCTCGCACGGCACGCATGCGGACTTGCGCGCGAGCGCGCGACACGCGGTGCGCGCGGGCGGCGACTGGACCGTGTGGAAGTATCGCGCGGTAGTCGAGCGCAAACCGCCGCTCGTGTTGCTGCTCGACATCTCCGGCTCGATGAGCAGTTATTCGCGCGCGGTGCTGTATTTCTGCCACGCGCTGTTGCAGTCGCGCGAACGGCTGCAGGTGTTTCTGTTCGGCACGCGACTCACCAACGCGACGCGCGCGCTGCGCGAGCGCGACCCCGACGTCGCGATCGCCGCGCTCACCGAGCAGGTGGTCGACTGGTCGGGCGGCACGCGGATCGGCGCGGCGCTCGCGGAATTCAACCGCCGCTGGGCGCGGCGCGTGCTGACCGGTCGCGCCACGGTGCTGCTCGTGACGGACGGGCTCGATCACGAAGCGATCGACGTGCTCGATACCGAAATGGCGCGCCTGCACCGCTTCGCGCATCGGATCGTCTGGCTCAATCCGCTGCTGCGTTTCAGCGGCTTTTCCCCGAAAGCGCGCGGCGTGCAGGCGATCCTGCCGTATGTCGACGCACATCGCCCGGTTCATAATCTCGACAGCCTGACCGCGTTCGGCCACGACCTCGCGCAGCTCACGCGCGCGCCGCGTCCGGCCGTCGCCGCCAGGCCCCCCGCAGGAGCGACGCCATGGAACTGA
- a CDS encoding XdhC family protein: protein MDSVDLEVLKSSARWLEEGHRALLVTVVKTWGSSPRPEGAMLAVRDDGLVVGSVSGGCIEDDLIDRVRQKGIEQTHPEAVKYGITAEEAHRFGLPCGGTIQLVLEPLAPQSGIAELCNAVEDGRLVARELDMATGAVQLGNALATDGVLFDGERLLTIHGPRYRMLVIGAGQLSRYLCQIAVGLDYQVTVCDPREEYTEEWNIPGTKIVRTMPDDTVTDMKLDERCAVIALTHDPKLDDLALMEALKTPAFYVGALGSRRNNQARRERLKEFDLNDTELARLHGPVGIYIGSRTPPEIAVSILAEVTAAKNGVSLPTLLKVEGAKAAREIAASGDATCSV from the coding sequence ATGGACAGCGTGGATCTCGAAGTCCTGAAGTCCAGCGCACGTTGGCTGGAAGAGGGACATCGCGCGTTACTGGTGACGGTGGTGAAGACGTGGGGCTCGTCGCCGCGTCCCGAGGGCGCGATGCTCGCGGTGCGCGACGATGGGCTGGTGGTCGGCTCGGTCTCGGGCGGCTGTATCGAAGACGATCTGATCGATCGTGTCCGGCAAAAAGGTATCGAGCAGACGCACCCGGAAGCGGTGAAGTACGGCATCACGGCGGAAGAAGCGCACCGTTTCGGCCTGCCCTGCGGCGGCACGATCCAGCTCGTGCTTGAACCGCTGGCGCCGCAAAGCGGCATTGCGGAACTGTGCAACGCGGTGGAAGACGGCCGGCTCGTCGCGCGCGAACTCGACATGGCGACCGGCGCGGTACAGCTCGGCAATGCGCTAGCCACGGACGGCGTGCTATTCGACGGCGAGCGGCTGTTGACGATCCACGGCCCGCGTTACCGGATGCTGGTGATCGGTGCGGGGCAGTTGTCGCGCTATCTATGTCAGATCGCGGTGGGGCTCGACTATCAGGTGACGGTGTGCGATCCGCGCGAAGAGTACACCGAGGAATGGAATATCCCCGGCACGAAGATCGTGCGCACCATGCCGGACGATACCGTGACCGACATGAAGCTCGACGAGCGCTGCGCGGTGATCGCGCTCACGCACGATCCGAAGCTCGACGACCTCGCGTTGATGGAAGCGTTGAAAACGCCAGCGTTTTACGTCGGCGCATTGGGCTCGCGGCGCAATAACCAGGCGCGGCGCGAACGGCTGAAGGAATTCGATCTGAACGATACCGAACTGGCCCGTTTGCATGGGCCGGTGGGCATTTATATCGGCAGCCGCACGCCGCCCGAGATCGCGGTTTCGATTCTTGCCGAGGTGACGGCGGCTAAGAACGGCGTTTCTTTGCCGACGCTGCTGAAGGTTGAAGGCGCGAAGGCCGCGCGGGAAATTGCGGCGTCCGGCGATGCGACGTGTAGCGTGTAG
- a CDS encoding AAA family ATPase codes for MQPASIDDTLAQLASQRYFASRELATALYLALRMERPLFVEGEPGVGKTELAKAAAGMLGTTMLRLQCYEGLDTASALYEWDYPRQIMALRLAEAAGERPDNDTLYRGEFLLKRPLLQALMPDEHHPGARRVLLIDEIDRADEPFEAFLLELLSDFQVSIPEYGTVRAAQPPLVVMTSNRTREVHDALKRRCLYQWIGYPERDRELEIVAARAPQTSAELQRRAVDFVHRLRGMDLFKAPGIAETIDWCRALEALSVTELDPQSVQNTLGVLLKYQDDLARVDAAQIAQCLAAPG; via the coding sequence ATGCAGCCCGCTTCAATCGACGACACCCTCGCGCAACTCGCGAGCCAACGCTATTTCGCCAGCCGCGAACTCGCGACCGCGTTGTACCTTGCGCTGCGCATGGAGCGGCCGTTGTTCGTCGAAGGCGAGCCGGGCGTCGGCAAGACCGAACTCGCCAAAGCCGCCGCCGGAATGCTCGGTACGACGATGCTGCGGCTGCAATGCTACGAAGGGCTCGACACGGCGAGCGCGCTGTACGAGTGGGACTACCCGCGTCAAATCATGGCGCTACGTCTCGCCGAAGCCGCCGGCGAACGACCCGACAACGACACGCTGTATCGCGGCGAATTCCTGCTGAAGCGTCCGCTGTTGCAAGCGCTGATGCCCGACGAGCATCATCCGGGCGCGCGGCGTGTGCTGCTGATCGACGAGATCGATCGCGCCGACGAACCGTTCGAGGCTTTCCTGCTGGAACTTCTGTCGGATTTTCAGGTATCGATTCCCGAATACGGCACGGTGCGCGCGGCGCAGCCGCCGCTGGTGGTGATGACCTCGAACCGCACGCGCGAAGTGCATGACGCGCTGAAACGCCGTTGCCTGTACCAGTGGATCGGCTATCCGGAGCGCGATCGTGAGCTGGAGATCGTCGCCGCGCGAGCGCCGCAAACCTCGGCGGAATTGCAGCGGCGCGCGGTCGATTTCGTGCATCGGCTGCGTGGTATGGATCTGTTCAAGGCGCCGGGAATTGCCGAGACGATCGACTGGTGCCGCGCGTTGGAAGCGCTGTCGGTGACAGAACTCGATCCGCAGTCGGTGCAGAACACGTTGGGCGTGTTGCTGAAGTATCAGGACGATCTGGCGCGCGTCGACGCCGCGCAAATCGCGCAGTGTCTCGCGGCGCCGGGATAG
- a CDS encoding serine/threonine protein kinase, whose translation MNDDTSDSPAGANSAAPFARLQPEIVLDALDSVLATVGVRTDGRMLPLNSYENRVYQVGVEDGPPVVAKFYRPERWTDAAILEEHAFVADLAAREIPAVPARAFEGRTLHSFDGFRFSIFERRGGRAPDLDRRDTLEWLGRFIGRIHAVGQTQNYTERPTLDIQTFGYEPRDFLLAQRFVPDDVRTAWETVVNLALEGVERAFERAGEIRLLRMHGDCHPSNVLWTDAGPHFVDFDDSRMGPAIQDLWLLLPGERGEASRALTDLLAGYEDFCDFEPRELYLVEALRTLRLIHYQAWLARRWDDPAFPAAFPWFNTQRYWEDRILELREQIGAMQEGPLWPV comes from the coding sequence ATGAACGACGACACTTCCGATTCCCCGGCCGGCGCGAATAGCGCTGCGCCCTTCGCCCGGCTCCAGCCGGAAATCGTGCTCGACGCGCTCGACAGCGTGCTCGCCACCGTCGGTGTACGCACCGACGGCCGCATGCTGCCGCTCAACAGCTACGAGAACCGCGTGTACCAGGTGGGCGTGGAAGACGGCCCGCCGGTAGTCGCGAAGTTCTATCGTCCCGAGCGCTGGACCGACGCGGCCATTCTCGAAGAACACGCGTTTGTCGCCGATCTCGCCGCGCGCGAGATTCCGGCAGTGCCCGCGCGTGCGTTCGAAGGTCGCACGCTGCATAGCTTCGACGGCTTCCGCTTTTCGATCTTCGAGCGCCGCGGCGGTCGCGCGCCCGATCTCGACCGGCGCGATACGCTCGAATGGCTGGGGCGTTTCATCGGCCGTATTCACGCGGTGGGGCAGACGCAAAACTACACCGAGCGTCCCACGCTCGACATCCAGACCTTCGGCTACGAGCCGCGCGATTTCCTGCTGGCTCAGCGCTTCGTACCGGACGACGTGCGCACCGCATGGGAGACCGTGGTGAATCTCGCGCTCGAAGGCGTTGAGCGTGCGTTCGAACGCGCCGGTGAGATTCGTCTGCTGCGCATGCACGGCGATTGTCATCCGAGCAACGTGCTGTGGACCGACGCGGGCCCGCATTTCGTCGACTTCGACGATAGCCGCATGGGGCCGGCGATTCAGGATTTGTGGCTGCTGCTGCCGGGCGAACGCGGCGAGGCGTCGCGTGCGCTGACGGATCTGCTCGCCGGTTACGAAGACTTCTGCGACTTCGAGCCGCGCGAACTCTACCTGGTCGAAGCGTTGCGCACGCTGCGCCTGATTCACTATCAGGCGTGGCTCGCGCGTCGCTGGGACGACCCGGCGTTTCCGGCGGCGTTTCCGTGGTTCAACACGCAGCGCTATTGGGAAGACCGCATTCTCGAATTGCGCGAGCAGATCGGCGCGATGCAGGAAGGGCCGCTCTGGCCGGTCTGA
- a CDS encoding DUF3857 domain-containing transglutaminase family protein, producing the protein MRPSSVVSFALALSGWLAGVPSASASVPAKLDDPYTNEGETQTFTVNADGSFSKLDAMTLRVNNEAGVARVAQQYVWFNRNMADVQILEAYTTTADGVRHDVQPEQIRDVQEARSFDAPMFQDIQEKVIVFPAVEPGARVHLTYRKTQKQPIVPGQFSDFTPPDLAPTHNFRLIYDLPADKPLYADARGFTASQPITRDGRTRYEYRYDKAHFSRLERGSVAYVSYGDRLMVSTFPDYAAFAATYRESAVDPSAHDTAVTRLAQQLTAHDRTPRDKAKTLYDWVRRNVRYVAINVGRGAVVPHSASEILANRYGDCKDHVALYGALLDAAGVRNEPALISSGSIYTLPSVPGYGVINHIITWLPDLQQYADSTASNVEFGFLPSSDMNRPTVLVGQGVLASTPATALMTRSSDLSLNVEPDGSASFTYRLEAVGASAEQARAMLRTQTPAQREDSIQAELRSVNLRGTATLSTSDLSAVDGPLTITMKGTLESLVVPGAAASIPALTSLAGGFEADTRYWLGERQRTQPFVCHNLTLHEHARIELPANFRVLDMPEAKRTQDRFVDFQSQYTFDPLSNVVTMTREGATHFNSDVCTPDDFAQMRPAMEAIGRDVRAEVIVKSMLVESSSVASQAP; encoded by the coding sequence ATGCGCCCTTCTTCCGTGGTTAGTTTCGCCTTGGCGTTGTCCGGCTGGTTGGCCGGCGTTCCTTCGGCTAGCGCGAGCGTTCCAGCGAAGCTGGACGATCCCTATACGAACGAAGGCGAGACGCAGACCTTCACCGTGAACGCCGACGGCTCCTTCTCCAAGCTCGACGCGATGACGCTGCGCGTCAACAACGAAGCCGGCGTGGCGCGCGTGGCGCAGCAATACGTCTGGTTCAATCGCAACATGGCGGACGTCCAGATCCTCGAGGCCTACACGACGACCGCCGACGGTGTGCGGCACGACGTGCAGCCCGAGCAGATCCGCGACGTGCAGGAAGCCCGTTCGTTCGACGCGCCGATGTTCCAGGACATTCAGGAAAAGGTGATCGTGTTCCCCGCGGTCGAGCCGGGCGCGCGCGTGCATCTCACCTATCGCAAGACGCAGAAGCAGCCGATCGTGCCGGGCCAGTTCAGCGACTTCACGCCGCCCGATCTCGCGCCGACCCACAACTTCCGTCTGATCTACGACCTGCCCGCCGACAAACCGCTCTATGCCGACGCGCGCGGCTTCACCGCCTCGCAGCCGATCACGCGCGACGGCCGCACGCGCTACGAGTATCGCTACGACAAGGCGCACTTCAGCCGGCTGGAGCGCGGCTCGGTTGCGTACGTGTCGTATGGCGATCGGCTGATGGTCTCGACTTTCCCCGACTACGCCGCGTTCGCCGCGACCTACCGCGAATCTGCGGTGGACCCGAGCGCGCACGACACCGCCGTCACGCGTCTCGCGCAACAGCTCACCGCACACGACCGCACGCCGCGCGACAAAGCCAAAACGCTGTACGACTGGGTCCGCCGCAACGTGCGCTATGTGGCGATCAACGTCGGGCGCGGCGCGGTGGTGCCGCATAGCGCGAGTGAGATCCTCGCGAACCGCTACGGCGACTGCAAGGACCACGTCGCGTTATACGGCGCCTTGCTCGACGCGGCCGGCGTGCGTAACGAGCCTGCGCTGATCAGCAGCGGCTCGATCTATACGCTGCCGAGCGTGCCGGGCTACGGCGTCATCAATCACATCATCACGTGGCTGCCGGATTTGCAGCAGTATGCCGATTCGACCGCGTCGAACGTCGAGTTCGGTTTTCTGCCTTCGTCGGATATGAACCGGCCAACCGTGCTGGTCGGCCAGGGCGTGCTGGCGAGCACACCCGCCACCGCGCTGATGACGCGTAGCAGCGACCTCTCGCTGAATGTCGAACCGGATGGCTCGGCGAGCTTCACCTACCGGCTGGAAGCAGTGGGCGCGTCCGCCGAACAGGCCCGCGCGATGTTGCGCACGCAGACGCCCGCACAACGCGAGGATTCGATTCAGGCCGAGTTGCGCAGCGTGAACCTGCGCGGCACGGCCACGCTCAGCACCAGCGACCTGAGCGCTGTCGACGGTCCGCTGACGATCACGATGAAAGGCACGCTGGAAAGTCTCGTGGTGCCGGGCGCGGCGGCATCCATTCCGGCGCTGACGAGTCTGGCCGGCGGCTTCGAAGCGGACACGCGCTATTGGCTGGGCGAACGTCAGCGCACGCAACCGTTCGTCTGCCACAACCTCACGTTGCACGAACACGCGCGTATCGAACTGCCCGCGAATTTCCGCGTGCTCGACATGCCGGAGGCGAAGCGCACGCAAGACCGCTTCGTCGATTTTCAGTCGCAGTACACGTTCGATCCGCTCAGCAATGTCGTCACGATGACGCGCGAAGGCGCCACGCATTTCAACAGCGACGTCTGCACGCCCGACGACTTCGCGCAGATGCGTCCCGCGATGGAAGCGATCGGCCGCGACGTGCGTGCCGAGGTGATTGTTAAATCGATGCTGGTGGAATCGTCGAGCGTGGCGTCGCAGGCGCCGTGA